In one window of Desulfuromonas sp. DNA:
- a CDS encoding metal ABC transporter permease yields MDDFLLRALLGGIGVAAVAGPFGSFVVWRRLAYFGDTLAHSALLGVAIGLLLHLNLTLGVVAICQLLALLLFLFQRQRRLADDTLLGILSHSALSLGLVALAFMETVRIDLISYLFGDILAITRVDLAWIFGGGALALGALLLLWRPLVSITVHEDLARVEGLPVDLVQLAFFALMALVVAIMMKVVGLILVTSLLIIPAATARRFARSPEAMAAAASGFGCLAVAGGLLASLRWDTPAGPSIVLAATALFVATYLIPHGRA; encoded by the coding sequence ATGGATGATTTCCTGCTGCGTGCCCTGCTGGGCGGGATCGGGGTGGCGGCGGTGGCAGGACCCTTCGGCTCCTTCGTCGTGTGGCGCCGGCTGGCCTACTTCGGCGACACCCTTGCCCATTCCGCCCTGCTGGGGGTGGCCATCGGCCTGCTGCTGCATCTCAACCTGACCCTCGGGGTGGTGGCGATCTGTCAGCTCCTGGCCCTGCTGCTCTTCCTCTTCCAGCGCCAGAGGCGCCTGGCCGACGACACCCTGCTCGGCATCCTCTCCCACAGCGCCCTCTCCCTCGGGCTGGTGGCCCTGGCCTTCATGGAGACGGTGCGGATTGACCTGATCTCCTACCTGTTTGGCGACATCCTCGCCATCACCCGGGTCGACCTGGCCTGGATCTTCGGAGGCGGCGCGCTGGCCCTTGGGGCCTTGCTCCTGCTCTGGAGGCCGCTGGTCTCGATCACCGTCCACGAGGACCTGGCGCGGGTCGAAGGGCTGCCCGTCGACCTGGTCCAGCTGGCCTTCTTCGCCCTGATGGCCCTTGTCGTGGCGATCATGATGAAGGTCGTCGGGCTGATCCTGGTCACCTCTCTGCTCATCATCCCCGCCGCCACGGCCCGCCGCTTCGCCCGCTCTCCCGAAGCCATGGCCGCCGCCGCGAGCGGCTTCGGCTGCCTGGCCGTCGCCGGCGGGCTGCTGGCCTCCCTGCGGTGGGACACCCCCGCCGGCCCCTCCATTGTGCTGGCCGCCACAGCGCTGTTCGTCGCCACCTACCTCATCCCCCACGGCCGGGCCTGA
- a CDS encoding DUF523 and DUF1722 domain-containing protein: MERIKLGVSACMLGEPVRYDGGHALDRYLRDTLGQYVQFVPVCPEVELGLPTPRPTLRLVGDPERPRLVFSQGGEDITDKMTDWAEKRAMELEKEDLCGFVFKSRSPSSGMERVKLYDRNGVPQKGGVGIFARVFMEHFPLVPVEEDGRLHDPRLRENFIESLFTFKRWRDTLATDRSRGGLVAFHTRHKLLILAHSPELYREMGELVATAKELPLDELLGAYQEQLMNAMRQKATVSNHVNVLQHMLGYFKKELTADEKQEVLEIVARYQEGILPLIVPVTLLKHFVRKYDQPYLREQVYLDPHPVELQLRNHV, from the coding sequence ATGGAAAGGATCAAACTCGGCGTCAGCGCCTGCATGCTCGGGGAACCGGTCCGCTACGACGGCGGCCACGCCCTCGACCGCTACCTGAGAGACACTCTCGGCCAGTACGTCCAATTCGTGCCGGTCTGCCCCGAAGTGGAACTCGGCCTGCCGACGCCGCGGCCGACTCTGCGCCTGGTGGGGGACCCGGAGCGGCCGCGGCTGGTCTTCTCCCAGGGCGGCGAGGACATCACCGACAAGATGACCGACTGGGCTGAGAAGCGGGCCATGGAGCTGGAAAAGGAGGACTTGTGCGGCTTCGTCTTCAAGAGCCGCTCCCCCTCGAGCGGCATGGAGCGGGTCAAACTCTACGATCGCAACGGGGTGCCGCAAAAGGGGGGGGTGGGGATCTTCGCCCGGGTCTTCATGGAGCACTTCCCGCTGGTGCCGGTGGAGGAGGACGGCCGGCTGCACGACCCGAGGCTGCGGGAGAACTTCATCGAGAGCCTCTTTACCTTCAAGCGCTGGAGGGACACTCTGGCGACCGACCGGAGCCGCGGCGGCCTGGTCGCCTTCCACACCCGCCACAAGCTGCTGATCCTCGCCCACAGCCCCGAGCTCTACCGCGAGATGGGAGAACTCGTTGCGACGGCAAAGGAGCTGCCTCTGGATGAACTGCTGGGCGCCTATCAGGAGCAGCTGATGAATGCCATGCGCCAGAAGGCCACGGTCAGCAACCACGTCAACGTCCTGCAGCACATGCTCGGCTATTTTAAGAAGGAATTGACGGCCGACGAGAAGCAGGAGGTCCTGGAGATCGTCGCCCGCTACCAGGAAGGCATCCTGCCCCTGATCGTCCCGGTGACCCTGCTCAAACACTTCGTGCGCAAGTACGACCAGCCCTACCTCCGGGAGCAGGTCTACCTCGACCCCCACCCCGTGGAACTGCAGCTGCGCAACCACGTCTAA
- a CDS encoding MBL fold metallo-hydrolase, protein MKVTFLCTRAYIDASNPLHRRHSALLLANGGGRVLVDCGLDWAEALPGLHPEAVVLTHAHADHSGGLASGAPCPVYATAATWEAIADYPLAERETVEPRRPFSLCGMLFEAFALRHSLRAPAVGYRIRAGETSLFYAPDLAAIDERREALAGVDLYIGDGSALHDGLLRVEEETLCGHAPVATQLGWCAREGVQRVLFTHCGEAIVPGEEAVLAEEVAAEALQRGVLAIFAHDGMEIELH, encoded by the coding sequence GTGAAAGTCACCTTCCTCTGTACCCGCGCCTATATCGACGCGTCCAATCCACTTCACCGGAGGCACAGCGCCCTTCTTCTCGCCAACGGCGGGGGGCGGGTGCTGGTCGACTGCGGCCTCGATTGGGCCGAGGCGCTCCCCGGCCTGCATCCCGAAGCGGTCGTCCTCACCCACGCCCACGCCGACCACTCAGGCGGGCTCGCATCCGGTGCTCCCTGCCCGGTCTACGCCACCGCCGCGACCTGGGAGGCCATCGCCGACTATCCCCTGGCCGAGCGGGAGACCGTCGAACCCCGCCGCCCCTTCAGCCTCTGCGGCATGCTCTTCGAGGCGTTCGCGCTACGGCATTCCCTGCGCGCCCCGGCGGTAGGTTATCGGATCAGGGCCGGAGAAACCTCCCTTTTCTACGCCCCGGACCTGGCGGCTATCGACGAGCGGCGGGAGGCCCTGGCGGGGGTTGATCTGTACATCGGGGACGGCTCGGCCCTCCACGACGGTCTGCTGCGCGTCGAGGAGGAGACTCTCTGCGGCCACGCCCCGGTGGCCACCCAGCTCGGCTGGTGCGCCCGGGAGGGAGTGCAGAGGGTGCTTTTCACCCACTGCGGGGAGGCGATCGTCCCCGGGGAGGAGGCGGTCCTGGCCGAGGAGGTCGCCGCAGAGGCCCTGCAGCGAGGGGTGCTGGCGATTTTCGCCCACGACGGCATGGAGATCGAACTGCACTGA
- a CDS encoding deoxyribodipyrimidine photolyase yields MQKVPISRIREVNLAPLRQEGGYVLYWMIASRRTRWSFALQRAVEMATELNRPLVVLEPLRCCYPYASDRLHAFILQGMAENARSLAARQVLYHPYVEPEAGEGKGLLLTLAERACLVVTDDYPAFFLPRMVAAAAAKLAVRLEAIDGNGLLPLHAADHDYPTAYAFRRFLQKVLPKYLLEFPVEDPLQGGTLPDPPKLPAEVLRRWPGAGKELLAASRRVLARMPIDHSVHTAPARGGSREGVKALRRFLEKRLARYSEERNEPEAEVTSGLSPYLHFGHVYVHQVFAELAEAEGWSPDLLGPDTRGKRTGWWGMGVAAEAFLDQVVTWRELGFNMCTFRDDYAAYASLPEWARRTLEEHRGDPRPVAYTRQELEAGKTRYPLWNAAQMQLVREGRLHNYLRMLWGKKILEWTPSPQDALETMIAFNDRYALDGRDPNSYSGILWCLGRYDRAWGPERPIFGKIRYMSSENTARKVRVKGYLEKYRP; encoded by the coding sequence ATGCAGAAGGTCCCGATTTCGCGCATCCGCGAGGTCAACCTCGCTCCGTTGAGGCAGGAGGGGGGGTACGTCCTCTACTGGATGATTGCCAGCCGGAGAACGAGGTGGAGTTTCGCCCTGCAGCGCGCGGTGGAGATGGCGACCGAACTGAACCGCCCCCTGGTGGTGCTCGAGCCCCTGCGCTGCTGCTACCCCTACGCCAGCGACCGCCTGCACGCCTTCATCCTGCAGGGGATGGCAGAGAACGCCCGCAGCCTGGCGGCCCGCCAGGTCCTCTATCATCCCTACGTCGAGCCGGAGGCGGGGGAGGGCAAGGGCCTTCTTCTGACCCTGGCGGAGCGGGCCTGCCTGGTCGTCACCGACGATTACCCCGCTTTTTTTCTCCCCCGCATGGTCGCCGCCGCGGCGGCCAAGCTGGCGGTTCGTCTGGAGGCGATCGACGGCAACGGCCTGCTCCCCCTTCACGCCGCCGATCACGACTACCCGACGGCCTACGCCTTCCGGCGCTTTTTGCAGAAGGTTCTGCCAAAATATCTTTTGGAATTCCCCGTGGAGGACCCCCTGCAGGGGGGGACGCTCCCTGACCCTCCGAAGCTCCCCGCGGAGGTTCTCCGCCGCTGGCCGGGTGCCGGAAAAGAGCTGCTGGCCGCATCGCGCCGGGTCCTGGCCCGCATGCCGATCGATCACTCCGTTCACACCGCTCCGGCCCGGGGGGGCTCCCGGGAGGGTGTGAAAGCCCTGCGCCGCTTTCTGGAGAAGCGGCTGGCGCGCTACTCTGAGGAGCGCAACGAGCCGGAGGCGGAGGTCACAAGCGGCCTCTCTCCTTACCTGCACTTCGGCCACGTCTACGTCCACCAGGTTTTCGCCGAACTGGCCGAGGCCGAGGGCTGGTCCCCCGATCTCCTGGGGCCCGATACGCGGGGCAAGCGCACGGGCTGGTGGGGGATGGGCGTGGCGGCAGAGGCCTTCCTCGATCAGGTCGTCACCTGGCGCGAGCTCGGCTTCAACATGTGCACTTTCCGGGATGATTATGCCGCCTACGCCTCTTTGCCCGAGTGGGCGCGGCGGACCCTGGAGGAACACCGCGGGGATCCCCGTCCCGTCGCCTATACCCGGCAGGAGCTGGAGGCCGGGAAAACCCGCTACCCCCTGTGGAACGCGGCGCAGATGCAGCTGGTGCGGGAGGGGCGGCTGCATAACTACCTGCGCATGCTGTGGGGCAAGAAGATTCTCGAGTGGACTCCGTCGCCGCAGGATGCGCTGGAGACGATGATCGCGTTCAACGATCGGTATGCCCTGGACGGGCGCGATCCCAACTCCTACAGCGGCATCCTCTGGTGCCTTGGCCGTTACGATCGCGCCTGGGGACCGGAACGGCCGATCTTTGGAAAGATCCGCTACATGAGCTCGGAGAACACCGCCCGAAAGGTGCGGGTGAAGGGCTACCTGGAAAAGTACAGGCCGTGA
- a CDS encoding zinc ABC transporter substrate-binding protein: protein MLSTLPRLAALCLFFFLLTLAPARADSPPRVVASILPIHSLVASVMAGVGQPTLLVKGGGSPHSYALRPSEARSLARADLVVWVGPELESFLEKPLSSLGGGAKLLTLASALEGELLAAREGGGWEEGGSHAKSHHGHGHGATDPHFWLDPRLAGRVAGLLAEALGEADPAHRERYRENGAALVERLEGLYVEMQERIAPVREVPYVVFHDAFQYLERTFELRAAGALTINPDRKPGARRLREIRAEIRRLEARCVFSEPQFEPRLVAAVIEGTGARSGELDPLGAKLSPGPEAYFELLRRLAASLEEGLLPAQP, encoded by the coding sequence ATGCTCTCGACCCTCCCGCGCCTTGCCGCCCTGTGCCTTTTCTTCTTTCTGCTGACCCTGGCCCCTGCCCGGGCCGACTCCCCGCCTCGGGTGGTGGCCAGCATCCTGCCGATCCATTCCCTGGTGGCCTCGGTGATGGCCGGGGTCGGGCAGCCGACTCTCCTGGTCAAGGGCGGCGGCTCTCCCCACAGCTACGCGCTACGCCCCTCGGAGGCCCGGTCCCTGGCCCGGGCGGATCTGGTCGTCTGGGTCGGCCCCGAACTGGAGAGTTTTCTGGAAAAGCCTCTTTCGAGCCTGGGCGGCGGGGCGAAACTCCTGACCCTTGCCTCAGCCCTCGAGGGGGAACTGCTGGCTGCGCGCGAGGGGGGAGGCTGGGAGGAAGGCGGGTCCCACGCCAAGTCCCACCATGGCCACGGTCACGGCGCCACCGACCCCCACTTCTGGCTCGATCCCCGGCTGGCGGGGCGGGTCGCCGGCCTTCTGGCGGAGGCCCTCGGCGAGGCCGACCCGGCGCACCGCGAGCGTTACAGGGAAAACGGCGCCGCTCTGGTGGAGAGACTGGAAGGGCTTTATGTCGAGATGCAGGAGAGGATCGCCCCGGTGCGGGAGGTTCCCTACGTCGTATTTCACGATGCCTTTCAGTACCTGGAGCGGACCTTCGAGCTGCGGGCGGCCGGCGCCCTTACCATCAACCCCGACCGGAAGCCGGGTGCCCGCAGGTTGCGGGAGATCCGGGCGGAAATCCGACGCCTTGAGGCACGCTGCGTCTTCAGCGAGCCCCAGTTCGAACCCCGCCTGGTGGCCGCGGTGATCGAGGGGACGGGGGCGCGCAGCGGAGAGCTCGACCCCCTCGGCGCAAAGCTTTCTCCCGGTCCGGAGGCCTACTTCGAGCTTCTGCGCCGCCTGGCCGCCTCCCTGGAGGAAGGCCTCCTGCCCGCCCAGCCCTGA
- a CDS encoding PilZ domain-containing protein, with amino-acid sequence MTTRVLLVAADRQAREGYLQAVAESEIACETLESLEGLRRTLEKTAFNGLLLDLPTLVRSDAAAKKLVSKVQDIYPTVRLRWLPERQQVRAIVAGGQLDPGAPLTDFIDRYCRPWRARPLRQAQRMTTYFSVLLSNRPDFPPEATEKTNTLDLSEGGCFIISSSPWEVGSRAWVRIMELDDDTPMEVEVRMHRPWGAGKKLPGLGVAFLNLLPGQRMRVEALLGGKGLGQRK; translated from the coding sequence ATGACAACACGAGTCCTCTTGGTCGCAGCCGACCGGCAGGCGCGAGAAGGGTATTTACAGGCGGTTGCCGAAAGTGAAATCGCCTGCGAAACCCTGGAATCGTTGGAGGGCCTGCGCCGGACCCTGGAGAAGACGGCCTTCAACGGCCTCCTCCTCGACCTGCCCACCCTGGTGCGCTCCGATGCCGCCGCAAAGAAACTGGTCAGCAAGGTTCAGGATATCTATCCCACCGTCCGCCTGCGCTGGCTCCCCGAGCGACAACAGGTCCGGGCGATTGTGGCCGGCGGGCAACTCGACCCCGGCGCCCCCCTGACCGACTTCATCGACCGCTACTGCCGCCCCTGGCGCGCCCGCCCCCTGCGCCAGGCTCAACGGATGACGACGTACTTCAGCGTCCTGCTCTCGAACCGCCCCGACTTCCCCCCCGAAGCTACGGAGAAGACCAACACTCTGGACCTTTCCGAAGGAGGGTGCTTCATTATCAGCAGTTCTCCCTGGGAGGTTGGAAGCCGGGCCTGGGTCCGGATCATGGAGCTTGACGACGACACGCCGATGGAGGTCGAGGTCCGCATGCACAGACCGTGGGGAGCCGGAAAAAAACTCCCCGGCCTCGGGGTCGCCTTCCTGAATCTGCTCCCCGGACAAAGAATGAGGGTGGAGGCCCTACTGGGGGGTAAAGGACTTGGCCAACGGAAATAA
- a CDS encoding nitroreductase family protein, translated as MDTFDAIYQRRAIKQFDPSHRLSKEEEVKLLNAAIQAPTSFNAQHWRFVLVRDPDLRRRIRTEYGNDQAQMTDASLLIIMTADLKAWAKEPQRYWQNAPKEVADLLVNWMGPFHEGREWLQRDEAQRSIGLAMQNIMLAAKAMGYDSCPMIGFDIEKVAELINLPDDHVMGPMVAVGKKIKDSWPKPGQLSLNEVVVEDCF; from the coding sequence ATGGACACCTTTGATGCCATCTATCAGCGTCGGGCAATCAAGCAATTTGACCCCAGTCACCGTCTGTCGAAGGAGGAAGAGGTCAAGCTTTTGAATGCCGCGATTCAGGCCCCCACAAGCTTCAATGCTCAACACTGGAGATTTGTCCTTGTTCGTGATCCTGACCTGCGCCGGAGAATCCGCACCGAGTACGGCAATGACCAGGCCCAGATGACCGATGCGTCCCTGCTCATCATTATGACGGCGGATCTCAAGGCGTGGGCGAAGGAGCCTCAGCGTTATTGGCAGAATGCTCCCAAGGAGGTTGCGGACCTTCTCGTCAACTGGATGGGCCCGTTTCATGAAGGCCGTGAATGGCTGCAGCGCGACGAGGCTCAGAGGTCGATCGGTTTGGCCATGCAGAATATCATGCTGGCTGCCAAGGCGATGGGGTATGACTCCTGCCCGATGATCGGTTTCGATATTGAAAAGGTCGCCGAACTGATCAATCTGCCTGACGACCATGTGATGGGCCCGATGGTGGCGGTCGGAAAGAAAATAAAGGACTCCTGGCCGAAACCAGGACAACTATCTCTGAACGAGGTGGTCGTCGAAGACTGTTTTTAA
- a CDS encoding transcriptional repressor translates to MTAAPKSAPSPSRFAGADHDHAGCVAAALAAAESICRKNGTRLTRLRRRVLELVWQSHRPVGAYALLDMLREEGRAAPPTVYRALDFLQAHGLVHRLASLNAYVGCSRPGTLHTGQFLICGACHNLVEMDEAGVAAAIERSARAAGFQVQQQTLEIQGLCPDCR, encoded by the coding sequence ATGACCGCCGCCCCGAAATCAGCCCCTTCACCATCTCGCTTCGCCGGCGCTGACCACGACCACGCCGGGTGCGTCGCCGCGGCGCTGGCGGCCGCCGAATCGATCTGCAGGAAGAACGGCACCCGCCTCACCAGGCTGCGCCGCCGGGTGCTCGAACTGGTCTGGCAAAGCCATCGGCCGGTGGGAGCCTACGCCCTGCTCGACATGCTGCGCGAGGAGGGCCGTGCCGCACCGCCCACCGTCTACCGGGCCCTCGATTTCCTGCAGGCCCACGGCCTGGTACACCGGTTGGCCTCCCTCAACGCCTACGTGGGCTGTTCCCGGCCGGGCACCCTCCACACCGGCCAGTTCCTGATCTGCGGCGCCTGCCACAACCTCGTCGAAATGGACGAGGCCGGGGTCGCTGCGGCCATCGAGAGAAGCGCCCGGGCGGCGGGTTTCCAAGTCCAACAGCAAACGTTGGAGATCCAGGGGCTCTGCCCCGACTGCCGCTAG
- a CDS encoding response regulator, whose protein sequence is MNIRVLIISDNEEACAAYRRAAESAGACCDSVSSLADIHRALVQTPYNGLLLDVVTGIKASHSERARVQDILEIFPTIRLKRGGQGENVRALLLSTNQGISVEEFITSHCLPFKARGIRRNPRIGLHFNVLLSPREDFPAEDTEKTVTMDIARGGCFLYSTRRWEGTETAWIQILEFEERTPIRVEICRHIPWGKSLAVPGIGAKFAGLSAGQTEAIRLMLDSRPATLS, encoded by the coding sequence ATGAACATCCGGGTTTTGATCATATCGGACAATGAAGAGGCCTGCGCCGCTTACCGGCGGGCGGCGGAAAGCGCGGGAGCCTGTTGCGACTCCGTCTCCAGCCTGGCCGACATCCACCGGGCGCTTGTCCAGACCCCCTACAACGGACTGTTGCTCGACGTGGTGACCGGCATCAAGGCCAGCCATTCAGAAAGGGCCCGGGTGCAGGACATCCTGGAGATCTTTCCGACTATCCGCCTGAAACGGGGGGGGCAGGGGGAAAACGTGCGAGCTCTGCTGTTAAGCACCAACCAGGGCATCTCCGTCGAAGAATTCATAACCTCCCACTGCCTGCCCTTCAAGGCAAGAGGCATCCGCAGGAACCCGCGAATCGGCCTTCACTTTAATGTGCTGTTGTCGCCGAGAGAGGATTTCCCTGCCGAAGACACAGAAAAAACGGTCACCATGGACATAGCCCGGGGCGGATGCTTCCTGTACTCGACCAGGAGATGGGAAGGGACCGAAACCGCCTGGATCCAAATCCTCGAGTTCGAGGAACGCACCCCGATCCGGGTAGAGATCTGCAGACACATCCCCTGGGGCAAATCGCTGGCCGTGCCCGGAATCGGGGCCAAGTTTGCCGGCCTCTCCGCCGGCCAGACCGAAGCCATCCGGCTCATGCTCGACTCCCGCCCCGCCACCCTTTCCTAG